In one window of Streptomyces roseofulvus DNA:
- a CDS encoding YihY/virulence factor BrkB family protein → MAPIWQRKREDQQHEGRHPEADRGGGAGSGPQEGGEHGTPDKPTDMGRKSWGAVLRRTLKEFKDDELVDRAAALTYYGVLALFPALLVLVSLLGIAGESATREVLDNLTKLTPGTVRDIITDAVTQLRSSGGTSTVTAVLGLVVALWSASGYVAAFIRSSNAVYDIPEGRPVWKVTPLRLVLTLALMLLACLSALLVVLTGPVAQQIGTALGIGDTALTVWSIAKWPVLVLLVTIMIALLYWASPNARGRGFAWVTPGSFLALVIWMIASAGFAVYVANFGSYNKTYGTLAGIVIFLVWLWITNLAILLGLEFDAELTRERAVIGGHPPDEEPYVEPRDTRAWSDEQREELGAHRPRGSGGEDGRP, encoded by the coding sequence ATGGCACCTATCTGGCAGCGCAAGCGCGAGGATCAGCAGCACGAGGGGCGACACCCGGAGGCCGACCGCGGGGGCGGCGCGGGGTCCGGTCCGCAGGAGGGCGGGGAGCACGGGACGCCGGACAAACCCACGGACATGGGACGGAAGTCCTGGGGGGCGGTGCTGAGGCGGACGCTGAAGGAGTTCAAGGACGACGAGCTGGTCGACCGGGCGGCGGCGCTGACGTACTACGGCGTCCTGGCGCTGTTCCCCGCCCTCCTGGTGCTGGTCTCGCTGCTCGGCATCGCGGGCGAGTCGGCGACGCGGGAGGTCCTGGACAACCTCACGAAGCTCACCCCCGGCACCGTGCGGGACATCATCACCGACGCGGTGACCCAACTGCGGTCCTCAGGCGGCACGAGCACCGTGACGGCCGTCCTCGGCCTGGTGGTGGCCCTGTGGTCGGCCTCGGGGTACGTGGCCGCGTTCATCCGCAGCTCCAACGCGGTCTACGACATCCCCGAGGGCCGCCCGGTCTGGAAGGTCACGCCGCTGCGGCTGGTCCTGACGCTGGCGCTCATGCTGCTGGCCTGCCTCAGCGCGCTGCTCGTGGTCCTCACCGGCCCGGTCGCCCAGCAGATCGGCACGGCCCTCGGCATCGGCGACACCGCCCTGACGGTGTGGTCGATCGCCAAATGGCCGGTCCTGGTCCTGCTGGTCACGATCATGATCGCGCTTCTGTACTGGGCCTCGCCCAACGCGCGCGGCCGCGGGTTCGCGTGGGTCACCCCGGGCAGTTTCCTGGCCCTGGTGATCTGGATGATCGCCTCCGCCGGCTTCGCGGTCTACGTGGCGAACTTCGGCTCGTACAACAAAACCTACGGCACCCTCGCCGGAATCGTCATCTTCCTGGTCTGGCTCTGGATCACGAACCTGGCCATCCTGCTCGGCCTGGAGTTCGATGCCGAGCTGACCCGCGAACGTGCCGTCATCGGCGGCCACCCCCCGGACGAGGAGCCCTACGTCGAGCCCCGCGACACCCGCGCGTGGAGCGACGAGCAGCGCGAGGAGCTGGGCGCGCACCGGCCTCGCGGCAGCGGGGGCGAGGACGGGCGCCCGTGA
- a CDS encoding SMI1/KNR4 family protein has translation MTSHLVDAAWDRIDRWLLTHAPRTFATLAPPARDEDIRATERELGVTFPPELTASLRRHDGARPGPEAFRFDNHDRPLGLRGIVEATGFLRACAAGLDEEDADYWLPSYVQFGAYEVTADGVVVDCDPRGSAYGRIGRFFDETGTDFRTADSLGAYLTEQADRLEDPGHPAPVVFAGRLIREGPVRHLPEWHPADAPPPGPGTELADLPLPEDPAERLKVGHLYGLDELAALVATLPAERVAAAARRQARRLAAETGFVAYPEIAGALDALDAGAPDASPDGPAVRRLRAAKAEAEARGDTVRAMAAGELAHAVRGSVYRAVAEIPTTRALYVPLWRDDLHADLGGPPLPPVPDDAFWTLLRNPAIDADAYADGSAGEPV, from the coding sequence ATGACTTCGCACCTGGTGGACGCCGCTTGGGACCGCATCGACCGCTGGCTCCTGACGCACGCGCCCCGCACCTTCGCCACGCTGGCGCCGCCGGCGCGGGACGAGGACATCCGCGCGACCGAGCGGGAGTTGGGCGTCACCTTCCCGCCGGAGCTGACGGCGTCGCTGCGCCGCCACGACGGCGCCCGCCCGGGACCGGAGGCGTTCCGCTTCGACAACCACGACCGGCCCCTCGGGCTCCGCGGGATCGTGGAGGCGACCGGCTTCCTGCGGGCGTGCGCGGCGGGCCTGGACGAGGAGGACGCGGACTACTGGCTGCCCTCGTACGTGCAGTTCGGCGCGTACGAGGTCACCGCCGACGGGGTCGTCGTCGACTGTGATCCGCGCGGGAGCGCGTACGGCAGGATCGGCCGTTTCTTCGACGAGACGGGCACCGACTTCAGGACCGCCGACTCCCTGGGCGCGTACCTGACGGAGCAGGCGGACCGGCTGGAGGATCCGGGGCACCCGGCCCCGGTCGTCTTCGCGGGCCGTCTGATCCGGGAGGGTCCGGTCAGGCACCTCCCCGAGTGGCACCCGGCGGACGCCCCGCCGCCCGGCCCCGGCACGGAACTCGCCGATCTCCCCCTCCCCGAGGACCCGGCGGAGCGGCTGAAGGTGGGCCACCTCTACGGCCTGGACGAGCTCGCCGCCCTGGTCGCCACGCTTCCCGCCGAGCGGGTCGCCGCGGCGGCCCGCCGGCAGGCCCGCCGCCTGGCAGCGGAGACCGGGTTCGTGGCGTACCCGGAGATCGCCGGGGCCCTGGACGCGCTGGACGCCGGCGCCCCCGACGCCTCTCCCGACGGCCCGGCGGTGCGGCGGCTGCGCGCCGCGAAGGCGGAGGCGGAGGCTCGCGGCGACACCGTCCGGGCCATGGCGGCGGGCGAACTGGCGCACGCGGTGCGGGGCTCCGTGTACCGGGCGGTCGCGGAGATACCGACGACCCGGGCCCTGTACGTGCCGCTCTGGCGTGACGACCTCCACGCCGACCTCGGCGGCCCGCCGCTCCCGCCGGTCCCCGACGACGCCTTCTGGACGCTGCTCCGCAACCCCGCCATCGACGCGGACGCGTACGCCGACGGGTCCGCCGGGGAGCCGGTCTAG
- a CDS encoding DUF2785 domain-containing protein, which yields MITNDDRPTVDADRWLHLYGNDCPAPPAAELPALTAELAEALRHPDPDIRDGAPYVVLRTWIRRDVIDRPLRARLGSVMAARFADPEVQARTFAPLVLDMIVGRGDLDPAWLDAFRRWYPAETDLRGHDPRLGWLHAVAHGADLLGSFGLHPDVDPTSMLDLAADRLVAPTDQLFAQQEDDRLAQGIARTLTRPELSEADAVRWLDAIETDFAAGRRGAPTTAAHTSNAMRTLRMLYLLADTGVRTPGDASVLVRPHHAEALKRRLAEVLAPVFQTA from the coding sequence GTGATCACGAACGACGACAGGCCGACGGTCGACGCCGACCGCTGGCTGCACCTGTACGGGAACGACTGCCCCGCACCGCCGGCCGCCGAACTGCCCGCCCTCACCGCCGAACTGGCCGAGGCCCTCCGCCACCCGGACCCGGACATCCGCGACGGCGCCCCCTACGTCGTCCTGCGCACCTGGATCCGTCGGGACGTCATCGACCGCCCCCTGCGCGCCCGGCTCGGCTCGGTGATGGCCGCACGGTTCGCCGACCCCGAGGTCCAGGCGCGCACCTTCGCCCCGCTCGTCCTCGACATGATCGTCGGACGCGGCGACCTCGACCCGGCGTGGCTCGACGCCTTCCGGCGCTGGTACCCGGCCGAGACGGACCTGCGGGGACACGACCCGCGGCTCGGCTGGCTGCACGCCGTCGCCCACGGCGCCGACCTGCTGGGCTCCTTCGGGCTCCACCCGGACGTCGACCCGACCTCGATGCTCGACCTCGCCGCGGACCGGCTCGTCGCCCCGACCGACCAGCTCTTCGCCCAGCAGGAGGACGACCGGCTCGCCCAGGGCATCGCCCGCACCCTGACCCGGCCGGAACTCTCCGAGGCCGACGCCGTCCGCTGGCTGGACGCGATCGAGACGGACTTCGCCGCCGGCCGTCGCGGCGCCCCCACCACGGCCGCGCACACCTCCAACGCCATGCGCACCCTCCGCATGCTGTACCTGCTCGCCGACACCGGCGTACGGACCCCGGGCGACGCGTCCGTCCTCGTCCGCCCCCACCACGCGGAAGCGCTGAAGCGGCGCCTGGCGGAGGTGCTCGCACCGGTCTTCCAGACGGCGTGA
- a CDS encoding acyl-CoA dehydrogenase family protein: MADALLFNPRTYDPAHFDPETRRLLRATVDWFEERGKRRIIEDYRTRAWLGDFLEFAAKEGLFATFLTPAAEAGEGQGDKRWDTARIAALNEILGFYGLDYWYAWQVTILGLGPVWQSDNAAARARAAELLDQGEVFAFGLSEKTHGADIYSTDMLLTPDGEGGFRATGSKYYIGNGNKAGLVSVFGRRTDVEGPDGYVFFAADSRHPAYHLVKNVVDSSKFVSEFRLEEYPVAAGDVLHTGRAAFDAALNTVNVGKFNLCTASIGICEHAMYEAVTHAHNRVLYGRPVTAFPHVRRELTDAYVRLAGMKLFSDRAVDYFRTAGPDDRRYLLFNPMTKMKVTTEGEKVIDLMWDVIAAKGFEKDNYFAQAAVEIRGLPKLEGTVHVNLALILKFLRNHLLDPVDQPAVPTRVDAADDAFLFRQGPARGLGSVRFHDWRPAFDAYDRLPNVARFREQADALCDFVRTAAPDEAQSRDLDLLLAVGQLFALVVHAQLVLEQAALTGLDDDVLDELFAVLVRDFSAHAVELHGKDSATEAQQRWALGAVRRPAVDEARTARVWARVEALSGAYEMKP; this comes from the coding sequence ATGGCCGACGCGCTGCTGTTCAACCCGCGCACCTACGACCCCGCGCACTTCGACCCCGAGACCCGCCGGCTGCTGCGCGCCACCGTCGACTGGTTCGAGGAGCGCGGCAAGCGCCGGATCATCGAGGACTACCGCACCCGTGCCTGGCTCGGCGACTTCCTCGAATTCGCCGCGAAGGAAGGGCTCTTCGCCACCTTCCTGACCCCCGCCGCCGAGGCCGGCGAGGGCCAGGGCGACAAGCGCTGGGACACCGCCCGCATCGCCGCCCTCAACGAGATCCTCGGCTTCTACGGCCTCGACTACTGGTACGCCTGGCAGGTCACCATCCTCGGCCTCGGCCCGGTCTGGCAGAGCGACAACGCCGCCGCCCGCGCCCGCGCCGCCGAACTCCTCGACCAGGGCGAGGTGTTCGCCTTCGGCCTCTCCGAGAAGACGCACGGCGCCGACATCTACTCCACCGACATGCTGCTCACGCCCGACGGCGAGGGCGGCTTCCGCGCCACCGGCTCCAAGTACTACATCGGCAACGGCAACAAGGCCGGGCTCGTCTCCGTCTTCGGCCGCCGCACCGACGTCGAGGGCCCCGACGGCTATGTCTTCTTCGCCGCCGACAGCCGCCACCCGGCCTACCACCTGGTCAAGAACGTCGTCGACTCCTCCAAGTTCGTCAGCGAGTTCCGCCTGGAGGAGTACCCGGTCGCCGCCGGGGACGTCCTGCACACCGGCCGCGCCGCCTTCGACGCCGCCCTCAACACCGTCAACGTCGGCAAGTTCAACCTCTGCACCGCCTCCATCGGCATCTGCGAGCACGCGATGTACGAGGCCGTCACCCACGCCCACAACCGCGTCCTCTACGGCCGCCCCGTCACCGCCTTCCCGCACGTGCGGCGCGAACTCACCGACGCCTACGTCCGGCTGGCCGGCATGAAGCTCTTCAGCGACCGCGCCGTCGACTACTTCCGCACCGCCGGCCCCGACGACCGCCGCTACCTCCTCTTCAACCCCATGACGAAGATGAAGGTGACCACCGAGGGCGAGAAGGTCATCGACCTCATGTGGGACGTCATCGCCGCCAAGGGCTTCGAGAAGGACAACTACTTCGCCCAGGCCGCCGTCGAGATCCGCGGACTGCCCAAGCTGGAGGGCACGGTCCACGTCAACCTCGCCCTGATCCTCAAGTTCCTCCGCAACCACCTCCTGGACCCGGTCGACCAGCCGGCCGTCCCCACCCGCGTCGACGCCGCCGACGACGCCTTCCTCTTCCGCCAGGGCCCCGCCCGCGGCCTCGGCTCCGTCCGCTTCCACGACTGGCGGCCCGCCTTCGACGCGTACGACCGGCTCCCGAACGTCGCCCGCTTCCGCGAACAGGCCGACGCCCTGTGCGACTTCGTCCGCACCGCCGCCCCCGACGAGGCCCAGAGCCGCGACCTCGACCTGCTCCTCGCCGTCGGCCAGCTCTTCGCGCTCGTCGTCCACGCCCAGCTCGTCCTGGAGCAGGCCGCCCTCACCGGCCTCGACGACGACGTCCTCGACGAGCTGTTCGCCGTCCTCGTCCGCGACTTCTCCGCCCACGCCGTCGAACTCCACGGCAAGGACTCCGCCACCGAGGCGCAGCAGCGGTGGGCGCTCGGCGCGGTCCGCCGCCCCGCCGTCGACGAGGCCCGCACCGCCCGTGTCTGGGCCCGCGTCGAGGCCCTCTCCGGCGCCTACGAGATGAAGCCCTGA
- a CDS encoding PadR family transcriptional regulator: MALEHAILVSLLEKPGSGYELARRFERSIGYFWTATHQQIYRVLKRMENDGWVAARDVPQQGRPDKKEYSVADLGHAALSSWLREPIEPESVRHDLAVKIRGAAFDDPAGLVREVERHRQAHTDRLAHYLAGEARDFPPRPDDATPPDAERELQHAVLRGGIAYERMMIGWLDDVLATLRRF, from the coding sequence ATGGCGCTCGAACACGCGATCCTCGTGTCCCTGCTGGAGAAGCCGGGGTCCGGATACGAACTGGCCCGCCGGTTCGAGCGGTCCATCGGCTACTTCTGGACCGCCACCCACCAGCAGATCTACCGCGTCCTCAAGCGGATGGAGAACGACGGCTGGGTCGCCGCCCGCGACGTCCCCCAGCAGGGGCGGCCGGACAAGAAGGAGTACTCCGTCGCCGATCTCGGGCACGCGGCCCTCAGCTCCTGGCTGCGCGAGCCGATCGAGCCCGAGAGCGTCCGGCACGACCTCGCCGTCAAGATCCGCGGCGCCGCCTTCGACGACCCCGCCGGCCTGGTCCGCGAGGTCGAGCGGCACCGGCAGGCCCACACCGACCGCCTCGCCCACTACCTCGCGGGCGAGGCCCGGGACTTCCCGCCGCGACCGGACGACGCCACCCCGCCCGACGCCGAACGTGAGCTCCAGCACGCCGTGCTGCGCGGCGGCATCGCGTACGAGCGCATGATGATCGGCTGGCTCGACGACGTCCTCGCCACCCTGCGCAGGTTCTGA
- a CDS encoding SRPBCC family protein: protein MAVRHQLIRHAPATVWSVLADPSLYGEWVVGTSRSEPLDGPWPEVGSRLRYTVRLGPSSAEGTTTVRHQELGRELELEAAFGKIGTARIFLQLRPWGEETLVICDEHPLRGPARHLHTALSEAALQLRHRSMLARLAEVVDHRRERERGTAGRA, encoded by the coding sequence ATGGCCGTCCGTCATCAGCTCATCCGGCACGCGCCCGCCACGGTCTGGTCCGTACTCGCGGATCCGTCGCTGTACGGCGAGTGGGTGGTGGGAACGTCGCGTTCCGAGCCCCTGGACGGGCCCTGGCCCGAGGTCGGCTCCCGCCTCCGGTACACCGTGCGGCTGGGCCCGTCGTCCGCCGAGGGGACGACGACCGTGCGCCACCAGGAGCTCGGCCGGGAACTGGAGCTGGAGGCCGCGTTCGGGAAGATCGGCACCGCACGGATCTTCCTCCAGCTCCGGCCGTGGGGCGAGGAGACGCTCGTCATCTGTGACGAGCACCCGCTGCGCGGCCCCGCGCGGCACCTGCACACCGCCCTGAGCGAAGCCGCGCTGCAGCTCCGGCACCGGAGCATGCTGGCCCGCCTGGCCGAGGTCGTCGACCACCGGCGGGAGCGGGAACGCGGGACGGCCGGCCGTGCCTGA